One genomic segment of Mycolicibacterium psychrotolerans includes these proteins:
- a CDS encoding YhgE/Pip domain-containing protein, whose translation MSLGTDLKRYSRGLMPRIALVTIILMPLLYGAMYLWAFWNPFAEVNKVPVALVNEDRGAQAQGQPVRAGDEVARALIDSGQLDLTEVSAAEAADGVAGGRYYFSITLPEDFSARVSSPAGPDPQQAQIRFTFNDANNYLGTVIGQNASREILNQVNATIAERGIGTVVNGLGDAGRGLDQAADGAQQLAGGLTTADDGARKLAGGADTLESGLRSAQSGSAQLAAGTRRLAGAVDTATGPLLEFLDRVGGLGLNPDEVAGAAEHLSGAVRSTTDRIAALNVSSAQAAAIVDQTVGFLQSNPDPAVRDAGHALAGAQRLLRAQGIDPTTDEGLVRLRDSASRLETELGDPNSKLRTFLTRSLNGGLRADVAALRDSVDQLDSGAHRLDAGLVQLADGGEQLSSGAHQLADGTGKLAAGGQELATKLREGATQIPSWNPQQRTAVARTLAAPTGLDMRNTHPAATFGTGFAPFFMPLALFIGALIVWMLLTPLQSRPIVNGLGALRVVLASYWPGLLIVACQVVVMYAVVHFGVGLHAEYPVATVAFLILVSGAFLALIQAFNAVFGVAVGRVVTLAFLMLQLVSAGGIYPVETTAKPFQILHPLDPMTYAVNGLRQLTVGGVDARLWTAIAVLAAVLLASLAASSWAARRNRQYTMEQLHPPIEV comes from the coding sequence ATGTCGCTGGGCACCGACCTCAAGCGGTACTCCCGCGGTCTGATGCCGCGCATCGCGCTCGTCACGATCATCCTGATGCCGCTGCTGTACGGCGCGATGTACCTGTGGGCGTTCTGGAATCCCTTCGCCGAAGTCAACAAGGTGCCGGTGGCGCTGGTGAACGAGGATCGCGGCGCCCAGGCGCAGGGCCAGCCCGTGCGTGCCGGCGACGAGGTCGCCCGCGCCCTGATCGACTCCGGCCAGCTCGACCTGACCGAGGTGTCGGCCGCCGAGGCCGCCGACGGGGTGGCCGGCGGCCGCTACTACTTCTCGATCACGTTGCCCGAGGACTTCTCCGCCCGGGTGAGCTCCCCTGCGGGTCCGGACCCGCAGCAGGCGCAGATCCGGTTCACCTTCAACGACGCCAACAACTACCTCGGCACGGTCATCGGGCAGAACGCGTCTCGCGAAATCCTCAACCAGGTCAACGCGACGATCGCCGAGCGGGGGATCGGCACCGTGGTGAACGGACTCGGCGACGCCGGTCGCGGACTGGACCAGGCCGCCGACGGCGCACAGCAATTGGCCGGGGGACTCACCACCGCGGACGACGGTGCACGCAAGCTCGCCGGCGGCGCCGACACGCTGGAGTCGGGGCTGCGCAGCGCGCAGTCCGGATCGGCACAACTGGCCGCGGGCACCCGGCGGCTGGCCGGAGCCGTCGACACCGCCACCGGGCCGCTGCTCGAATTCCTGGACCGGGTGGGCGGTTTGGGGCTGAATCCCGACGAGGTCGCCGGCGCCGCAGAGCACCTGTCCGGCGCGGTTCGCTCGACGACCGACCGGATCGCCGCGCTCAACGTCAGCAGCGCCCAGGCCGCGGCGATCGTCGACCAGACGGTTGGGTTCCTGCAGTCCAACCCCGACCCGGCAGTCCGCGACGCCGGACACGCCCTGGCCGGCGCCCAGCGTCTGCTCCGCGCCCAGGGCATCGACCCCACGACCGATGAAGGTCTGGTTCGGTTGCGCGACAGCGCCTCTCGCCTGGAGACCGAGCTCGGCGACCCGAACAGTAAGCTCCGCACGTTCCTGACCCGGTCGCTGAACGGCGGGCTGCGGGCCGACGTCGCCGCCCTGCGTGACAGTGTCGACCAACTCGATTCCGGTGCGCACCGCCTCGATGCCGGGTTGGTGCAGCTCGCCGACGGCGGAGAGCAACTGTCGTCCGGAGCGCATCAACTCGCGGACGGCACCGGCAAGCTCGCGGCCGGCGGCCAGGAGCTGGCCACCAAGCTGCGCGAGGGCGCCACGCAGATCCCGTCGTGGAACCCGCAGCAGCGCACCGCGGTGGCGCGCACCCTGGCCGCGCCGACGGGCCTCGACATGCGCAACACCCATCCCGCGGCCACCTTCGGCACCGGCTTCGCCCCGTTCTTCATGCCGTTGGCGCTGTTCATCGGGGCGCTGATCGTGTGGATGTTGTTGACGCCGTTGCAGTCCCGACCCATCGTCAACGGACTGGGTGCGCTGCGCGTGGTGCTGGCCTCCTACTGGCCCGGACTGCTGATCGTGGCGTGCCAGGTGGTGGTGATGTACGCCGTCGTGCACTTCGGGGTCGGGTTGCACGCCGAGTATCCGGTGGCCACGGTCGCGTTCCTGATCCTGGTGTCCGGCGCCTTCCTGGCCCTGATCCAGGCGTTCAACGCGGTGTTCGGTGTCGCGGTGGGCAGGGTGGTGACGCTGGCGTTCCTGATGCTGCAACTGGTCTCGGCCGGCGGCATCTATCCCGTCGAGACCACCGCCAAGCCGTTCCAGATCCTGCACCCGCTCGATCCGATGACCTACGCGGTCAACGGATTACGACAGTTGACGGTCGGCGGTGTGGACGCGCGGCTGTGGACCGCGATCGCGGTGCTCGCCGCGGTGCTGCTGGCGTCGCTGGCGGCCAGTTCGTGGGCGGCGCGGCGCAACCGGCAGTACACCATGGAGCAGCTGCACCCACCGATCGAGGTGTGA
- a CDS encoding ATP-binding cassette domain-containing protein — protein MRGPWGPVYGPVDLEVAAGGVTVLVCPAGSGRTALSMTLAGRMRPRSGTLSVFGRTRVQDIFAAAALAGIDELDTVAESVTVRDLITEQLRWDARWYKLIRRADEADLARVCGPVFGELPLPPLSEYVEELTELDGLLLRIALANTNRPPLLVVGNLEQVTSDHNRDLLVGRLVDLGRDQTVLTASVNGVTGHPVRQVPVANVSRAELAGQQKGGS, from the coding sequence ATGCGCGGCCCGTGGGGACCGGTGTACGGCCCCGTCGACCTGGAGGTGGCGGCGGGCGGGGTGACCGTGCTGGTGTGTCCGGCCGGGTCGGGGCGCACCGCTCTGTCGATGACGCTGGCCGGCCGGATGCGCCCGAGGTCCGGCACGCTGTCGGTGTTCGGCCGCACCCGGGTGCAGGACATCTTCGCCGCCGCGGCGCTGGCCGGCATCGATGAACTCGACACCGTCGCCGAGTCCGTCACCGTGCGCGACCTGATCACCGAGCAACTGCGCTGGGATGCCCGGTGGTACAAGCTGATCCGACGCGCCGACGAGGCCGACCTGGCGCGGGTGTGCGGGCCGGTGTTCGGTGAGCTGCCGCTGCCGCCGCTCTCGGAGTACGTCGAGGAGCTCACCGAACTCGACGGCCTGCTGCTGCGCATCGCGCTGGCCAACACCAACCGCCCGCCGCTGCTTGTGGTCGGCAACCTCGAACAGGTGACCAGCGACCACAACCGGGACCTGCTGGTCGGGCGGCTCGTCGACCTCGGCCGCGACCAGACGGTGCTCACCGCCAGCGTCAACGGCGTCACCGGCCATCCGGTACGACAGGTCCCGGTCGCCAACGTCTCCCGCGCCGAGCTCGCGGGGCAGCAGAAGGGTGGTTCCTAG
- a CDS encoding acetyl-coenzyme A carboxylase carboxyl transferase subunits beta/alpha has product MSRIRALELRDTLLDQGSFVSWDDPPLEVATSESYRRELADAAAATGLDEAVLTGEGRVFGRRVALVACEFDFLAGSIGVAAAERIVAAVRRATAERLPLLASPSSGGTRMQEGTVAFLQMVKITAAVEVHKQAHLPYLVYLRHPTTGGVFASWGSLGHVTAAEPGALIGFLGPRVYEHLYGEPFPPGVQTAENLQRHGVVDAVVPLDILRATLDRTLTVVADAPGQAPPAPPAEPLPDIPAWESVEVSRRPDRPGVGALLRHGSTERVLLSGTGQGEAATTLLALARFGGQPAVVLGQQRVVGGVVGPAALREARRGMALAAGLQLPLVLVIDTAGPALSVEAEEDGLAGEIARCLADLVTLDTPTVSVLLGQGSGGPALAMVPADRVLAALHGWLAPLPPEGASAIVYRDIDHAAELAAAQGVRSVDLLANGIVDSVVPEHPDAADEPRAFIERLSATIAAELHALRSVPAEQRLTARFERYRRIGLP; this is encoded by the coding sequence GTGAGCCGGATCCGCGCCCTCGAGCTGCGCGACACCCTCCTCGACCAGGGCTCGTTCGTCAGCTGGGACGATCCGCCGCTCGAGGTCGCGACCTCTGAGTCCTACCGGCGGGAGCTGGCCGATGCCGCCGCCGCGACCGGTCTGGACGAGGCGGTGCTGACCGGCGAGGGCCGCGTGTTCGGCCGCAGGGTCGCGCTGGTGGCGTGCGAGTTCGACTTCCTCGCCGGGTCGATCGGTGTGGCCGCCGCGGAGCGCATCGTGGCGGCGGTGCGCCGGGCCACCGCCGAGCGCCTGCCGCTGCTGGCCTCCCCGAGCTCGGGCGGCACCCGCATGCAGGAGGGCACGGTCGCGTTCCTGCAGATGGTCAAGATCACCGCCGCGGTCGAGGTGCACAAGCAGGCGCATCTTCCCTACCTGGTGTACCTGCGCCACCCCACCACGGGCGGGGTGTTCGCCTCCTGGGGGTCGCTGGGGCATGTCACCGCGGCTGAACCGGGCGCGCTGATCGGCTTCCTGGGCCCGCGCGTGTACGAACACCTCTACGGCGAGCCCTTCCCGCCCGGTGTCCAGACGGCGGAGAATCTGCAGCGCCACGGCGTCGTCGACGCGGTGGTACCCCTGGACATCCTGCGGGCCACCCTCGACCGCACACTGACGGTGGTCGCCGACGCACCCGGGCAGGCTCCGCCCGCTCCCCCGGCGGAACCGCTGCCCGACATCCCGGCCTGGGAATCGGTCGAGGTGTCCCGCAGACCGGACCGGCCCGGGGTCGGCGCGCTACTGCGCCACGGCTCCACCGAGCGGGTGCTGCTGTCCGGGACGGGGCAGGGCGAAGCGGCGACGACGCTGCTGGCGCTGGCACGGTTCGGCGGCCAGCCCGCCGTCGTACTGGGCCAGCAGCGTGTGGTCGGCGGGGTCGTCGGGCCCGCGGCCCTGCGGGAGGCGCGACGCGGCATGGCGCTGGCCGCCGGCCTGCAGTTGCCGCTGGTGCTGGTCATCGACACCGCGGGGCCGGCGCTCTCGGTCGAGGCCGAGGAGGACGGGCTGGCCGGTGAGATCGCCCGCTGCCTGGCCGATCTCGTCACGCTGGACACCCCGACGGTGTCGGTGCTCCTCGGCCAGGGCAGCGGCGGCCCCGCCCTGGCGATGGTGCCCGCCGACCGGGTGCTCGCGGCGCTGCACGGCTGGCTGGCGCCGCTGCCGCCGGAGGGGGCCAGCGCGATCGTCTACCGCGACATCGACCACGCGGCCGAACTCGCTGCGGCACAAGGCGTTCGATCTGTCGACCTGCTCGCCAACGGCATCGTCGACTCGGTGGTGCCCGAGCACCCTGACGCGGCCGACGAACCCCGAGCCTTCATCGAGCGGCTCTCGGCGACCATCGCCGCGGAATTGCACGCGCTGAGGTCGGTGCCCGCCGAGCAGCGGCTGACCGCCCGTTTCGAGCGCTACCGCCGCATCGGACTGCCCTGA